Proteins from a single region of Candidatus Bathyarchaeia archaeon:
- a CDS encoding cation transporter — translation MGSIGFGLIAGSFALLAFGGDSLIELISGIAVLMGLRRESSGSSSGVHSKKTEQFTSALLFALISTIGLGAAFSYSTGLKPEASLLGIAIAVGAVIVMPYLYVQKKKIGKETRS, via the coding sequence TTGGGGTCAATTGGATTTGGATTGATTGCCGGAAGTTTCGCCCTGTTGGCCTTCGGGGGCGACAGTCTGATAGAACTGATTTCCGGCATCGCAGTGTTGATGGGCTTACGAAGGGAATCCTCAGGTAGTAGCAGTGGAGTGCACAGCAAGAAGACGGAACAATTCACAAGCGCCCTCCTCTTCGCTCTTATATCCACTATTGGATTGGGCGCAGCATTTTCGTACAGCACAGGATTGAAGCCCGAAGCATCGCTACTCGGAATCGCCATAGCAGTCGGCGCAGTTATCGTGATGCCCTATCTCTACGTTCAGAAGAAAAAGATAGGCAAGGAAACGAGGTCTTT
- a CDS encoding thioredoxin family protein encodes MPHRIEIFTGNCPLCKSVVDEIEAGKCAGCQMVTYDMSQNPPAARQYAARVVPTVVIDGEVKIEGKPDIPFVCSDETYAHFKNRYPLTISLEV; translated from the coding sequence ATGCCACATCGGATAGAGATTTTCACCGGTAACTGTCCCTTGTGCAAGTCCGTAGTTGATGAGATTGAAGCCGGTAAGTGTGCGGGGTGTCAGATGGTTACGTACGACATGTCCCAGAATCCGCCGGCGGCTCGACAATATGCGGCAAGGGTCGTTCCCACTGTAGTGATTGACGGTGAGGTCAAGATTGAAGGGAAGCCCGATATTCCGTTCGTCTGTAGTGACGAAACGTATGCTCACTTCAAGAATCGCTATCCTCTGACCATTTCTCTCGAAGTGTAG
- a CDS encoding arsenate reductase ArsC, translating to MAEESVLFVCVENAGRSQMAEAFARKHGLTAQSAGTQPARSINPAVVEVMREKAIDLSTKNPKILTAEMIERASLVVTMGCSVEEVCPRPMIAQMQKKLIDWHLEDPRGKRIDEVREIRDEIENKVAGLVKSLKRIKG from the coding sequence ATGGCAGAGGAGAGCGTATTGTTTGTATGCGTTGAGAACGCCGGACGAAGCCAGATGGCTGAAGCATTTGCGAGAAAACACGGTCTGACAGCTCAGAGTGCGGGAACTCAGCCCGCAAGATCAATAAATCCCGCCGTCGTCGAAGTCATGCGAGAGAAGGCGATTGACCTTTCAACCAAGAACCCGAAGATCCTAACCGCCGAAATGATTGAGAGAGCCAGTCTTGTTGTGACAATGGGCTGTTCTGTTGAGGAAGTCTGCCCTCGACCCATGATAGCACAAATGCAAAAGAAGCTAATTGATTGGCACCTCGAAGACCCCAGGGGCAAGCGGATAGATGAAGTCCGAGAGATAAGGGACGAAATAGAAAACAAAGTCGCCGGCCTAGTAAAGTCGCTCAAACGAATCAAAGGATAA
- a CDS encoding aquaporin, translated as MNSYPCSECKRECLSELVGTYLLVLIGPGMVIAVSLFPNLSPLIALTIVGLSFGCTVAVIIGTLGKYSTHINPAITVAHAFAGVIRQRLLIPYVGFQILGGLLAGLTLRLLFQSLDSATYFGSTNLATGIGPFAGIFLEAVGTLSLSLVVLLTATHVEGLKRQAFLVGTTLFILILLIGPLTGASFNPARSFGPSTASGYFAYHYVYWIGPLTGGVVGAFLFKTIQNYARGKDGRGERIVCMR; from the coding sequence CTGAACTCCTATCCATGTAGTGAATGCAAGAGAGAGTGTCTCTCTGAGCTTGTTGGCACCTACCTACTGGTTCTAATCGGTCCTGGAATGGTCATTGCGGTCTCTCTTTTTCCAAATCTGAGCCCGTTGATAGCACTGACAATCGTTGGATTGTCATTCGGGTGCACCGTTGCAGTAATCATAGGGACATTGGGTAAGTATTCGACTCACATCAACCCAGCGATAACGGTCGCTCATGCCTTTGCCGGAGTGATTCGCCAGAGGCTTCTGATACCGTATGTCGGTTTCCAGATATTGGGCGGGTTGCTTGCTGGGTTGACCCTCCGACTCCTGTTTCAATCCCTTGACTCGGCAACCTATTTCGGCTCTACCAACCTCGCGACCGGGATCGGTCCTTTTGCCGGAATATTTCTTGAGGCGGTTGGAACCCTCTCACTTTCCCTAGTTGTTCTTCTCACGGCAACTCATGTTGAAGGTCTTAAACGACAAGCTTTCCTTGTGGGAACAACTCTATTCATTTTGATACTGCTCATAGGTCCATTGACAGGTGCCTCTTTCAATCCGGCAAGGAGTTTTGGACCGTCCACGGCGTCCGGCTACTTCGCGTACCACTACGTATACTGGATAGGACCATTGACTGGGGGCGTAGTTGGAGCGTTCTTATTCAAGACGATTCAAAACTATGCGAGAGGGAAAGATGGCAGAGGAGAGCGTATTGTTTGTATGCGTTGA
- a CDS encoding LLM class flavin-dependent oxidoreductase produces MRFILSGIGNWYSGWKLMEEAVPEAERLGFYGFVMPDHYMWGPGAGGDSTVDTWIALSFLASRTERIRLGTLVTPISFRPPGMLAKMVATLDVLSHGRTILGVGAGWSQTEFEGYGEWYEPRVRVERAKEGLSLILKLWLEDKVNFHGKYYQAKNAVLEPKPVQKPYPPLLFGGFSRRMLRMAGEYGDICFVCPWIEKVSYQEAKDIVLKAARRHSRQDKIRFAQGGDATVPIADHYDSKTYTTKVEEAQQNGNEYFVVPFPRETYLASMRDFAKNVMPSFNAPTLLA; encoded by the coding sequence TTGAGATTCATTCTCTCCGGGATAGGTAACTGGTACTCGGGCTGGAAGTTGATGGAAGAGGCGGTCCCAGAGGCTGAAAGGCTCGGATTCTACGGCTTCGTGATGCCTGACCATTACATGTGGGGACCCGGGGCAGGTGGCGATTCCACCGTTGATACTTGGATAGCTCTCAGCTTCCTAGCGTCCCGCACCGAAAGGATTCGCTTAGGGACTCTTGTGACACCCATCTCATTTCGCCCACCGGGTATGCTGGCAAAGATGGTAGCGACTCTCGACGTGCTCTCGCATGGTCGTACGATTCTGGGAGTAGGGGCAGGCTGGTCTCAGACCGAGTTCGAGGGCTACGGTGAGTGGTATGAGCCTAGGGTCAGAGTGGAAAGGGCGAAGGAAGGACTAAGCCTGATCCTGAAACTCTGGCTGGAAGACAAGGTCAACTTCCATGGCAAATACTACCAGGCCAAGAATGCGGTCCTGGAGCCAAAGCCAGTGCAGAAACCCTACCCACCACTCCTATTCGGAGGGTTCAGCAGGCGTATGCTTCGAATGGCCGGCGAATACGGGGATATCTGCTTTGTCTGCCCATGGATAGAGAAAGTCTCCTACCAAGAGGCGAAGGATATTGTCCTCAAAGCAGCTAGAAGGCATTCTAGGCAGGACAAGATACGATTCGCCCAGGGCGGCGACGCGACCGTGCCAATCGCCGACCATTACGATTCCAAAACTTACACGACCAAAGTGGAAGAGGCGCAGCAGAACGGCAACGAATACTTTGTCGTCCCCTTCCCCCGCGAGACCTACCTAGCTTCAATGAGGGACTTTGCCAAGAACGTTATGCCATCATTCAACGCTCCCACGCTTCTCGCGTAA